Proteins encoded within one genomic window of Bacteroidales bacterium:
- a CDS encoding DsrE family protein — MAQDNPNPESSDKLVVLWTSGDPYVAERVAFMYTHAARKNQWFEEVTLIVWGPSAKLISENQKLQEKVKQMQQDGIVLKACIACASSYNVVDELKALGFEVKGMGKPLTEYLKSDAEVLTF, encoded by the coding sequence ATGGCACAAGATAACCCCAACCCGGAATCTTCCGATAAGCTTGTAGTTCTTTGGACAAGCGGAGATCCCTATGTAGCCGAACGGGTCGCTTTCATGTATACCCATGCTGCCAGGAAAAACCAATGGTTCGAAGAGGTTACGCTTATTGTATGGGGCCCTTCGGCAAAACTTATTTCTGAAAACCAAAAGCTGCAGGAAAAGGTGAAGCAAATGCAACAGGACGGAATAGTACTCAAAGCATGCATAGCTTGTGCCAGCAGCTATAACGTGGTCGATGAACTGAAAGCCTTAGGTTTTGAGGTGAAGGGAATGGGAAAACCATTAACAGAATACCTTAAAAGCGATGCCGAAGTGCTGACATTCTAA